CAAAAGACACATGGAACAAGGTTCGGATAAACCGTGATCTCTACACTAACGAAAGGTAAAGATTTGCTACTCTGACTTAAGACTAAATCTGAGTTttgcatttccattcaattctaATAAAAGCAGCAGGTGAATGATTTCACTGACGACTTTCTTGTTGTCATTCACGACAGGGTTATGGAGACTGCACCTACATTGCCtgactttgccttggccttgAAACCCGACGACTATCAACTCCCTCCCGTGGATAACTGCTGGAACGAGACTAATGTCAACGGGGGGCACTTAGGCCCTGGCCAACTCCAGAGCGACGCAAGATGATGTTGTATTTAAATCTCGGAAAATACAAAGATACATGGGGCGCAAATTCATGGAAAGGCCCTTAACGAGAAAGTCGGTGCTTTTCTCCCCAGTTTTCCCTCTGTGCCGGTTTGTTTCTCTTATCGCCGTGATCTACTCTCGTTATAGGGCTCATTGTACAAGTAACTATCGTGTGTAATTCCTCCCTGGTTGAAAATAAACggtttttcttttaatgcttataataaaaatgtttacaaATAATGCTTGTCATACGTTCCCGTGCCTCCGTTTTGCTATTCAATGTCAAGTggtgcttctttttctttctgattGCGTGGAATGTACAAGCCTCTCGTCTCCGTTTGTCCCCATAAATATAcgcaaaattaacaaaaaaaaacaaccatgTCCCTGTACATGATACGTGTTATTCATACACGGTGACAGCCTCACAAGATGACTTCTAAAGTTACTTTCGGTAGGAAGCACATGATTCGAATATAGGATCATTCACACGGGACCAGCCACTTGCTACTTAGATTATCTTTCTTTGCCAGGatgaacagatttctattccttATGTAGAAATATGCTCAATTACTTTCCCAGTAGGGAGAAACGAAAGCGATCCTGCTGtgacctttctttctttcttttctttttctggttctTCGCGTGTTCATGTAAAGGTcgtttcttttctgttttcccGGCAACATTATTTGTAAAATGATGGAGAGTATCTATCAAAGACCAAAACTTTCATCCCTCAGCCTATCAGCTTTAGGTGCAGGGGACAATTGGCGTTATAACAAATCCCAAATCATTCACAATCGTTATGTAGAATCATCTAGCAACAAAAATCCAATATCAATTAAAAAGACAACATGAAGGGAAAGTTTCCCTTCATTTCTTGTTCCCCATTCGATTCTGTTAAAGGCCCTGCAAGGAGATGATTCATGGAAAGAAGCCAGCCCATGTAACAGAGGGTAGTAAGGAGTATCAGCTCCCCCCATCCAGTTCTTCGTAGGTTACACAGCCAACGAGGTTTCACCTTCCCTAAGATCTTTCTGGACTTAAcattttgatctcattttcGCTAGCTCCATTTTCAccatcttcttcagccttctccTTTTGCTTCTCCTGCTCCTCTGCACCAAGAGACCCCGAATTCATGTAAATAAATATGATCATAAACCACGGTATGTCATTTACGAAAGCACAAGAATAAAAGGGGAGAAAAATGTTTGCATTATGCACCTAGTAATCGCTTACTGACAGAACTTTATATTTTATCAGTTCACAATTTACGCCAATATGCCTAAGAGTACTCTCAGAGTAATATCTAGAAAGTAGAAACTGAGAAAAGGAGCCATGCTGGTTCAAAGAGAAGGTATCTGTTGTCATTTGCTGTACGGATATGCATGTTGATGCCTTGATAACCATTAGGAAACGATAGAGATCCTTAGAGAAGCATACATAATCAGTTGTAGACAATTCCAACATACAAGGTTCCATCTTTATACCCATTGAGTTCCTATCATTAAGGCACTTTAACGACTGAAGATGAATAGCTTATCCCACAGAAATTTAGAATAGCATACCTATCAATTTGCActtttttgcaagaaatttAAATGAAGAATTCCATGACGATACACTGCAGAGGCTAcattctctctccccttctatGGAAAATAAGCATCTTGTCAACAGATTCACCAACCATCATGTGAAAGAAGATTAAAAGAGCCGGCCTATTTGGAAGGACAGATGCTTTTGCCcccatgagagcaagctctcaTGCAATTACTTCTACTTTCTATAGGGAGAGGTAAATCAAATCCTTTTTGCACTCTAACAGGTTGTGGACAGAAATATCCCCTTCTAGAACCATGGCCtgattgaaatttttcttcGACAATAATACCAAATCATCcagtcttttcttcttcaaacacATCATAAACAAAAGACAATACTAGAGCTGCAAACCCAGTGTGGCAGGAAGACAAAAAGATGAATAAAATTAGAACTAAGCCTAGCCATTAAAAGGTGTGGCATCTGGCAGGCTTAACTTGATTTGCACTTCTATTTGGTAGGAGGCACAAAAGATGATATTATTGAATTCTTTTTCACTCTCCAGGCAGTGCTTAGCACCATGACTGTTAATCAACTTCTAGACCTTCAGTGGAGACAAATAAAAGATGTTTCATCCACCAGAAAAGAAGATTGAAAGATACTTACGGACAATCTTATACATTGCCTTCTGTGTGCGTCTTTCAAGCTTATCGAGCTTCTTCTGGACATCTCTCCTTAAGTCCCAGTTAGGTTTTTTCGGAGCAATGTTTATAAATGGGTCCTACAGAATAtccaaaatgagaaattaatattttaaagcACCATGGGAAAGCTGGAACAAGTGCTACAGTCAATCAAACCAAAGCCCACCTTCTTTTCAGCTGGAGGAGGTTCTGTTGCAACAGGATCTTCAAATTTTGGTAGAACAGGTGGTGCAACCTTTCCCTCCTGAAGTTGCTTATCATGAGGAACATAGTTTCGGAATTTCATGCTAGGGTTTCTGCACCAAATTCAAGCATCCTAGTTAAAGCAAGAGCCGAACTAAGCACATATGCCGGTATTAGGGGCATGAATGATAACAGTAAACAGACAATGTGCTCCCTCTTTGaattatttcttcatgagaatTCTATCGAGTTGGTACACCAGACTGAAAACGATCAGGTGTGAAAATTCACCGGAACTTTTAATATCATACACAGATCTTTCTGCTAATTCCTAATACTTCCAAGGTGGAAGAAAGTATCTAGGGTCGTCAAGGGCTAAGCAATGAAGTTTccatgaaacaaaaataagccCCAATAAGGATGCAAGAGAACACTGAGGACAAAGGATGCAAGATAAGTTTGTGAACAGCCTATAACAAAtaccaaataaaaacaaaatatgttGAATTAACCCATTGGACTGCAGCGCAACAGATTCCCATTCTAATGCATTGGTAACACAAGTCCTATGAATGGAAATccttaatttctctctctctttttccatccAGATACGTAACAAGGATATGGTCATCTGGCTCTGGCTAGTAACCCTGAAGTAAACTTCCAAACATGAAGAACATTTAAAGATATAGCAAGGAAAACCCTGAAGCAAAGAAATTCGTGAATATCACGAGAATCATCcgcgaaaagaaaagaaagaagaggtaCAAGGAACACTCACTCCTCTTGGGCGTCATCCTCATCATTCTCATTCTCGCCATCCGACTTATCATCAGCTTGAGCAGCAGAATCCTCGCTGGGGGCATTGAGCAGCTCCTGAGCAGCTCTGAGAGCCCTCAGCCTCTCTCGCCTCGCGGCAACGGCTTGCTCGATCGAGTCATCTTCCTCACCCATCTCCCTCACCTACACAAATCAAAAGGGGCCATAAACACAAGCACCGCCGACAATTCAAGAACATCTCCGTGGCTACCGCCACGCAACTTCGCCGGAACTTGAAAACGACGCCGAATTCACAACCTCCATCCCTCCCGCGGAATTACACAAAAAACCCACGACCCCAGAAACGCTGGCGCTTATGGGCGACCAGTCCCGCGCGTCGACAGACCAGCCGCCAAAAAACCAACTTGAAGCCGGTTCCGTAGCGAGGCCACGGCTCGGGGAAAAGGGTCGCCGGCGTTTAGCGAGTTGGAGAAGAAGCGGTGTCGCGGCGATACGAGCTTAAAGGACGAATCTTTGCGACTGAAAATTGAAGGGTTGGCGAGACGAGACGAGACGAGACTGACCTTGGGTTTCGAGAGGACGAAGGGGGAAGGTTCCGATGCTCGGCGACGGCGGACGGTTGTCCCAGGTGGGCGGTATGGAGGTTCCGGCGAGCTGGAGCAGGCGGAAGGATTTTCGCACCAGTCTTCTATCCCGGAGCTTCCCTTCCCCCTCTCAGCAGCGTCTCGAGCATCccggtccaaaaaaaaaaaaaaaattaaaaaagtaaaagaaaataccaatttttttttaataccaaactgttttttcattaaaaaaatacgGTTTTTTTTCGAAAACATACCACATTTATGTAAAGTAATAAAGGTtaatatttctttcctttctccatgTTAAAAACAGATGGAAAAAGGGACATTAGTAATAACTAAAGGTGAATTTTGcattttgatctcttttttatatatgaaaattacTTGAATAGAGCACAAAACATGCatcgaattttcctttttcggtGAAGTCCATATGTAgatttacataattttttttatgtatatctgaaaaagtacataaaaatacattttatttttcacttaagttgaagtgaaCAAaggtccattttttttttctctctactCTACGTACATTGAAATATAAGGTatgtttatttcacaaaaataaattatttcaaaaatactttcttaaaaataatcgtttatattacttacaaaaatgaatgaataaaaacatTTAGTTGtatattgttgttgataattaatatttttcatgaattaattatttcaagcgatataaatatgatttttaagaaaatattttctaaatcatttattttttcgcaaaacaaatggaATCCAAATACTTGTTGGGAAGTATTCATTGGTCCACCAAACACAGAAACAATATCACGAAAACGTAGTACACATAACACCGAATATTTATTGTTACAATAATAGGTTTAATGTAGATATCACATAGGTCAATTAGCGACCGAAGTCtcattgattatttatttttcttagtaTGAACATTGGCATGTCCATAAGCaaatattaagataaaattggatCTAACTCAGGATATAATACCTTCTTTTAACTTTGGAAAATCTATTTTCATCATAACTTTCGTTTTTTATGACAAAACTTTGCACATTGCTTCCGCCTACGCGCCATCTCTCTCTTGCCagtttaatttttaatttttacttttttctcgTAATTGGTGTTTCTAAATTTGCCACTTCTTTCCTTTCaagtccaagaagaagaaggaagcacGAGTCATGACGGCTTTACCTTCACAAGCTCTACAATTTATCCCGAATCCAAGCAACAATACAACATAATGAAGATTCGATCAGGAGAAATCGGGACGACAGGATGGAAATCGGActgcaattattttatttcgatATCGATGAAAGAATTATATCTCTCTATATGTGTACAATGCGCGTGCAGGTATGTGTTGCCTTTTGCTTTTCGATCTAAGTACTcggaaacaaacaaacaaacgaTGACAATCATATAGAGGAAGATCATAGACTCAAAGTTTCAACCTGTAACTACAGTCACTCGCCTTGATGCTGGCCAGATTGTTGGTACTCAGACTATCCACCACCAACAGGCACTTTCCCAGAATCCTCACCTTCCTCAGCTTCAACCTCCCGACCTTGACCGTGACCGGAGCGTCGACATTCAGACTCAGTGGTATCTGCCCCGTCCGTTGCTGCTCCTGAAGTGCATTCATCAATGTGCTCCCAGACTTCGTCTTGCCGCTCAACCAGACGCTGAGCTCAGTAACGTTCTTGTGACCTTGGTAAAATATGGGCAAGGAACCTTGGCATAACTTGTCATTCTCGTACCAAACGGCTAGCCACCCACCCTTCTCGTAGTATATACCAATCCTTTTGTTCGGATTGTTGGCCTTGATCTGGACTTCAAACTTCGCGTAAAGGGTCAAGTCGATGTTGAGCCTCAGGTTGGTTATCCTCAACTTCTGTATCGAATAATTCGGAAGTTTCGGCTGGAATATGGCATAGAGGATCGCGGCCATGGCCCCGACCACAAGTAGTAGGACCACCAGGAGGCAAATTGTCCAGCACAAGCACCTGCAGAAGCAGCTTCTGGTTCTCGGCGGCCGGGAGGGGATGATGATGGGACGACCCTGATGGTGAAGAGGGCTAGTGGCCTTGTCGGAAGCTGGGGCGCCAGGAGGCACAAGAGGCACGGTGGGTGgtgattccaaatctgcaaccAGGTGAATCTTCTGTTGGTCCGCCATGGCCGGCTGCTGCTTCTCTGGGGTCATGCAAGTTTTGCCCCATACTCTGTTTCTGCTTCTAAGTGGGGGAGTATATATATTGTCAAGTTCTTCTGCTCATTGGGACTTgtctgaaatggttttccctcTATTGGAGAAGTTGCAATCCAATAGGAGAGCTCCAACAGGTATCTATCCTCAACTGTATTGTACCAATAAAATCACATACTAGAACCAGGATGTTTTGGAGGTAGTTGAGCTTCTCATCTGTTTGAACTGTTTGTGCAAGTGACATGTAGGAATCAATGCCGGTTTTGGTTCTTAAATTCCAGGCAATCAGGGCTCTCTCAATCACCCTAAGCCAGTGAAATTTATGTGTACGATCTTGACGTGTCCAATAACAGAGGACCATACTGAATCTTCCAGGAAAACGATTGTCGCGAACAGACTTACCTAGACGGACCTGAACCGTTAAATTTTGCCGGCCTCCCGCATCTGATGACTCAGATCACTGGGAGGACCGAGTCTTGGCAAGAATTTATCTAACATTTCTTTCGTCTACCTTGTGATTAAATTGATCCTAGGTTCTTGGGAATATTCTTGCGTTTGCATAAGACAGTTCCAATCGTGTCTATCTCACTGGTCAACTGAAAAAAGAGCGAATTCAACTGCATATATATGGTCCCATGTGCTTATCAAAGTTAAGAAGGTGAGCTACCCACGTTAGAGCTATGACAATTGATGTTGTACATTGACAACGTGCGTCTAGTGTTGCAAAATTTCTTGGGAAGCAATATAACTCTGAGTGATTATGGGCCAAAATATCGAAGGATTCTAATTCGGATGAATACAAAAATGGGTCTCAAGAGCAATATTTAACTCACAATCAGAGAGACGTTTTTAACAATAATCGATGGCAGCTGGTTCCATCGAGTTCTGAGCACCATGAATTATCAGACAATTTCTCCAGGGACTTGCACCGTTTTTGGTTATTTCTTATTTGCCccaacataaaagaaaagaattaggGCTGTTTGtttgggttcttttttttgtttttgttctccggaacacaatttctgctcttttgtttgaaggcaaaaaaaagaatgtaaacgcatttattttccgaaacaaaatctaatttttttttttttttttgtttctaaaacaaatttggaacaaacaaagtaagtgaaaaacaaacttgtttttttgttcccgaaataatttttctttctcttatttatttatttatttttctttggcccaTGTCGCGCCTCGATCATGGCCGACAACTAGCCGTCGAGGGCCAGCGACCTTGTTGGGCCACCGTCAGGCGACACCGACCTGGTGATGGCCCAACGAGGCTGAGCCTCGTCAGTggttgggcaagctcggcctcgccttggcttcttctttttctttggccgattgttaacctcggccatggccgacaacTGGCTATCGAGGGCTAGCGATGCCGATGGCTGGCCGTtgagggccgacgaccttgccggccacctTGCTAGGGCGACGCCGACTGGGCAAAGTGGCCGCGAGGCCAAGCCTAGttggtggttgggcgagctcgagcttgcccaaccaaggcaaggccgatCTCGCGTCGGACGGCAAGCCTCGCCATTGCTAAGCGAGGCTGCCGGCCATTGGCCAAGGTCGGCgaccaggaaaagaaaaaaaaaaaaaaagaaaaaatattaaaaattaaaataaaaaaattatacaaatttagcaaacgtgtttttgtttttttttttttttttctattccagaacaAAATTTTGTGCGGTTACCAAACGCGttattctgttaaaaaattgttccaggaacaaaaatagtttttctatttttattccctagAACGATTTTTGAATGAAACGTTACCAATCGCTCTCTTAGTATACACTacagggggagagagggagggagagagagagagactaattcagtcataatgTGGCCAAAGGAGGAGCAGCAGCGGCCACTGCCTCCACTGTTGCCGCCAGTTACACAATTGCCAGAACATGGATGCAACTCAGCATAAACTCATACTTGGCCACTTCGATACCATGGCCGGGTTATCATTTATCAGTTAGATCGATACAAGGGGCCATGACCACGGACCAATCTCACATTTAGAATTTCCACAAACTAGCAGAAGAAcagcttattttttttttcaagaaattaaacaATGCCGCCGTTTGTTCACAACAGATACAAAATGTCCATGGATAATTTACTTGATTTCCATGCTATTTCAGCCTGCGTTTACACTATGCAGTGAAGGTATAATGCGATTATTGACCCGACCTTCATTCAATCTCAATCTGTTGAGGGGcatcttcttctgcttctttggAT
This region of Eucalyptus grandis isolate ANBG69807.140 chromosome 8, ASM1654582v1, whole genome shotgun sequence genomic DNA includes:
- the LOC104456438 gene encoding coiled-coil domain-containing protein 12, with protein sequence MGEEDDSIEQAVAARRERLRALRAAQELLNAPSEDSAAQADDKSDGENENDEDDAQEENPSMKFRNYVPHDKQLQEGKVAPPVLPKFEDPVATEPPPAEKKDPFINIAPKKPNWDLRRDVQKKLDKLERRTQKAMYKIVQEQEKQKEKAEEDGENGASENEIKMLSPERS
- the LOC120286961 gene encoding NDR1/HIN1-like protein 6, which codes for MADQQKIHLVADLESPPTVPLVPPGAPASDKATSPLHHQGRPIIIPSRPPRTRSCFCRCLCWTICLLVVLLLVVGAMAAILYAIFQPKLPNYSIQKLRITNLRLNIDLTLYAKFEVQIKANNPNKRIGIYYEKGGWLAVWYENDKLCQGSLPIFYQGHKNVTELSVWLSGKTKSGSTLMNALQEQQRTGQIPLSLNVDAPVTVKVGRLKLRKVRILGKCLLVVDSLSTNNLASIKASDCSYRLKL